Genomic segment of Rosa rugosa unplaced genomic scaffold, drRosRugo1.1 SCAFFOLD_152, whole genome shotgun sequence:
ATTGTTGCTCAAACCAAAGGGAAGCCCTGTTCCTTCTGTGCTCAATCTGTCATCCACCAAAGCCATGGCTGCTGGGCTTGACATGGTTGCAGCCAAAGCTGCAGCTACCAGAGATGCACTCATCCCAATGTTTGAGTTGCTCTCCTTCATTGGGGGCTTTGCCTCCACTGAACATCTCACCTTTCCCTTGTTTCCAATTGATGGCAAAGCTGTAACCATATGCATAATAATGTTAGTACATACGCATAATAATGTTAGTACATAATTCATGTAAGAAATCAAAATTAAGTCAGAACCTAGTTAGTAAGTTTGATGCATCAAGGTTACCAGGTAACGTATTCTTGCAAGATACCTAACATGCATGTTCTGTTCATGTCAATCTAGATTATATGCTTCATCAATTTTAAACAAAATTTAGTCTGTCTAGGTATCCAAATTGAGAGTTCCACAACCTAACATGTCGAAGTGAAACTTTCGTCGTGAGGAGATTGATAACTTA
This window contains:
- the LOC133724270 gene encoding photosystem II reaction center W protein, chloroplastic; protein product: MASFTASTPTSSVTRAALVHKPSVGAPSSTILALPSIGNKGKVRCSVEAKPPMKESNSNIGMSASLVAAALAATMSSPAAMALVDDRLSTEGTGLPFGLSNNLLGWILLGVFGLIWGLYFTYTSDLEEDEESGLSL